The Cytobacillus firmus genome segment GGTGCCGCACTGCCTACTGTTTCGGAAAGTAGAGACTGGAGGCTTTTTGTTTGGAAAGATTTTAGTATTCTGGGGGAGCTTGATGGAATGTAAATTACTTTTTTGAGGGAAACTGATTCAACCTTTTTTGGTACTAATTAGGGGAAAATAGAACATACGTACCAATTATGGTATAATATAGAATAGCTACAAGGCAGGGTATGGGAGCGGTGGCTACCCCCGAGGTCAGAAAGGGGGTGCTGTCGTGTACGTAACGAATGATGATCTAAGTATTATGATTGCTTTCGCTACTCTAGTCGTCACAATTATTGTCGCAGCACAATCGGGCAAAAATAAAAACGACTAGCCCACCCTGATTTGGCCGTCGGGTCGTGGAACTAGTCATTTCATATCGCGACCTCAGCCACCGCAAACTTATACTGCGGAGTAGCTAAGATGAAGACTTGGGTGTGACAGCACCTGAGTCTTTATTTTATGTTGTGTTCTTATTTTAATAATATACTAATAAATTCTATTCATCAAGTGTTCTGACTATTCAAGCTCTCCCGCTTCCCATGCCTCCTGCTTCATAATTGCCCTCATTAATGAAAATTGATATTTGTATTTTATAAAACATTTGTTCGTATTTTTCAAAAATTTAGTTAGAAATGTTACGAAATTTTCACAATTCATTCGACAATATTCGCGCGAAACTGGCCGCTGATTTCTTTATAGTGAAAAGTGTTACGTTTTGAAAGATTGGGGTGTAAAGATGAGAACTTTAAAGATAAAAGACTTAACCCTGGACGCGCTGGAAGAACTGGAACATGACCTTCATGAAAACGGGGAAAAAAGCAATTACAGCTATTACATGCAATTGGTGATCATTTATGAAACGATGTACAAAAGGCTTACAAATCTTGCTAGAAATAATGGCCCCTATTATGATTACGCACTAAAGGAAACAAAAAAACTGCTGGTATCGTATCTTATTAAATATGGAACCTACTTAAAAATGAATCACTTCAGGGACGACAGTGATGAAGTAGAGTCACTGCTCAAGGCGATTAGACTAGAACAAAAGCTGCCGATTGCCTATTACCGTCTTGGCTGCCTCGCTTATAAACATGGCAAATACGGTTCAGCTGTCCGCTATTTCCAGCAGTCCCTGAGTAAGCAGCTCTTAGGTGACCCAAGCTACAGCCTCAATCAGCAGCAGGAACTCCATGCCCACATATATTTGGCCAACTGCGGGCTGCATGTTGCGGGCGAGTCCTTTGAATCGATGGAAAAACTCCCATCTCCGGATCAGCTGCCGAGCGCAGAGCTGTCCCCATTACTTGAAGCATCATCAGCCAATGAAACCTACTTACATAACCATGCCTTCTACAAAATAACCAAAAATAAAACGGAGACATGT includes the following:
- a CDS encoding putative holin-like toxin; translated protein: MYVTNDDLSIMIAFATLVVTIIVAAQSGKNKND